From one Brachypodium distachyon strain Bd21 chromosome 4, Brachypodium_distachyon_v3.0, whole genome shotgun sequence genomic stretch:
- the LOC100835768 gene encoding bifunctional bis(5'-adenosyl)-triphosphatase/adenylylsulfatase FHIT, with translation MLLGLRSVSVSVSVLRSRALTPPPPRRLQRPRAMSSSAPETEAYKFGPYKIDAREVFHATPLSYAMVNLRPLLPGHVLVCPKREVKRFADLSSNETSDLWVTAKEVGVQLEQYHKASSLTFAIQDGPQAGQTVPHVHIHVIPRKKGDFEKNDEIYDAIDVKEKELKEKLDLDIERKDRTMEEMGHEASEYRALFS, from the exons ATGCTTCTTGGGCTCCGCTCCGTCTCCGTCTCTGTCTCCGTCCTGCGCTCCCGAGCCCtaaccccgccgccgccgcgacgcctGCAGCGGCCGCGCGCCATGTCCTCCTCTgcgccggagacggaggcgtACAAGTTCGGGCCGTACAAGATCGACGCGAGGGAGGTGTTTCACGCCACGCCGCTATCCTACGCCATGGTCAACCTCCGGCCCCTCCTCCCTGGT CATGTCCTTGTGTGCCCCAAGCGTGAAGTGAAGCGATTTGCTGATCTAAGTTCTAATGAGACTAGTGATTTATGGGTTACTGCAAAGGAAGTTGGTGTACAACTGGAGCAGTATCACAAAGCTTCTTCGCTTACGTTTGCGATTCAG GATGGTCCTCAAGCTGGCCAAACAGTTCCACACGTCCACATCCATGTGATCCCAAGAAAGAAAGgagattttgaaaaaaacGATGAAATATATGACGCG ATTGACGTGAAAGAGAAAGAATTGAAGGAAAAGCTTGACCTGGACATTGAAAGAAAAGATAGAACCATGGAAGAAATGGGTCATGAGGCCAGCGAGTACCGTGCTCTTTTCTCTTAG
- the LOC100824444 gene encoding probable serine/threonine-protein kinase PBL8 isoform X1, which yields MGNCGTREENAVVAAHAQVQQLHLLQHSTKNALADRKHTRTSSDVSDPPTPRKIEDAENISIYNNVIAFTLFELETITKSFRADYVLGEGGFGTVYKGYIDDNVRVGLKSLPVAVKVLNKDGHQGHREWLTEVNFLGQLRHPNLVKLIGYCCEDDHRLLVYEFMFRGSLENHLLRKTATPLPWATRMSIALGAAKGLACLHNAERPVIYRDFKTSNILLDSDYTAKLSDFGLAKAGPEGDQTHVSTRVMGTYGYAAPEYVMTGHLTARSDVYSFGVVLLELLTGRKSIDKSRPSREHSLVDWVRPKLSDKRRLLQIIDPKLEGQYSVRAAHKACSLAYYCLSQNPKARPLMSDVVETLEPLQGGSGSDGAAVHVGGLPDYRVHRRLTGNSVHCRAIPNPKCSPAVPACRVR from the exons atggggaaCTGCGGGACGCGGGAGGAGAATGCCGTCGTTGCCGCGCACGCGCAag TTCAGCAGCTCCACTTGTTACAACATTCCACCAAGAATGCCCTTGCAGATAGGAAGCACACACGGACCTCATCTGATGTAAGTGATCCTCCAACACCTAGGAAAATCGAAGATGCCGAGAACATTTCCATATACAACAATGTGATTGCCTTCACGTTGTTTGAGCTGGAAACTATCACAAAGAGCTTTCGTGCCGATTATGTTCTTGGCGAAGGAGGGTTTGGAACTGTTTACAAGGGTTACATAGATGACAATGTCAGGGTTGGTCTGAAATCACTGCCTGTTGCCGTCAAGGTGCTCAACAAAGATGGACATCAAGGGCACAGAGAATGGCTT ACTGAGGTTAATTTCCTGGGGCAGCTAAGGCATCCCAACCTTGTAAAGTTGATTGGATATTGCTGTGAAGATGACCACAGGTTGCTTGTCTACGAGTTCATGTTTCGAGGAAGTCTGGAAAACCACTTACTTCGAA AGACGGCTACTCCATTGCCCTGGGCTACAAGGATGTCTATTGCACTGGGAGCTGCCAAAGGGTTAGCTTGTCTCCACAATGCTGAAAGACCTGTTATCTACAGGGATTTTAAGACCTCAAATATTCTCCTGGACTCT GATTATACTGCTAAATTGTCTGACTTTGGGCTGGCTAAAGCTGGCCCAGAAGGTGATCAGACCCACGTATCAACACGGGTGATGGGAACATATGGTTATGCTGCCCCTGAATATGTGATGACTG GTCACTTGACTGCCAGAAGTGACGTCTACAGCTTCGGTGTTGTCCTTCTCGAGCTCCTGACAGGGCGGAAGTCCATCGACAAGTCCCGGCCCAGCAGAGAGCACAGCCTGGTTGACTGGGTTCGCCCCAAGCTGAGCGACAAGAGGCGACTCCTCCAGATCATTGACCCAAAACTGGAGGGACAGTATTCAGTCAGAGCTGCTCACAAGGCTTGCAGCCTCGCATACTACTGTCTGAGCCAGAACCCCAAGGCCAGGCCCCTCATGAGCGATGTCGTTGAGACTCTTGAGCCGCTGCAGGGCGGCAGTGGAAGCGATGGTGCTGCTGTTCATGTCGGTGGCCTGCCCGACTACAGAGTTCACCGCAGGCTGACAGGAAACAGCGTCCACTGCAGGGCCATCCCCAACCCTAAGTGCTCCCCCGCTGTCCCGGCATGCAGGGTGAGGTGA
- the LOC100824135 gene encoding ethanolamine-phosphate cytidylyltransferase, protein MEAAGMSGSSKARLAAVAAGVIVLGAAAVVALHAAGAPVGLPPLDALRRRFGRRRRRNRPVRVYMDGCFDMMHYGHCNALRQARALGDQLVVGVVSDDEITANKGPPVTPLHERMVMVGAVKWVDDVIPDAPYAITEDFMKKLFTEYNIDYIIHGDDPCLLPDGTDAYALAKKAGRYKQIKRTEGVSTTDIVGRMLLCVRGERSASDSRNHSSLQRQFSSGHGQKIDDSGSGSVTRISHFLPTSRRIVQFSNSRGPGPDSRIVYIDGAFDLFHAGHVEILRLARGLGDFLLVGIHTDQTISSTRGPHRPIMNLHERSLSVLACRYVDEVIIGAPWEVSKDMITTFNISIVVQGTIAENMDFAKDESHPYAVAMEMGILHRLESPLDITTSTIIRRIVSNHEAYQKRNEKKEASEKKYYESKNFVNGE, encoded by the exons atggaggcggcggggatgagcggcagcagcaaggcgaggctggcggcggtggcggcgggcgtgaTCGTgctgggcgcggcggccgtggtGGCGCTCCACGCCGCGGGGGCGCCAGTGGGCCTGCCGCCGCTCGacgcgctgcggcggcggttcgggcgccgccgccgccgcaaccgcCCCGTGCGCGTGTACATGGACGGCTGCTTCGACATGATGCACTACGGCCACTGCAACGCGCTCCGCCAGGCGCGCGCGCTCGGGGACCagctcgtcgtcggcgtcgtcagCGACGACGAGATCACCGCCAACAAGGGTCCCCCCGTCACGCCGCTCCACGAGAG AATGGTAATGGTCGGTGCGGTGAAATGGGTGGACGATGTCATTCCAGATGCACCATATGCCATAACCGAAGACTTCATGAAGAAGCTATTCACTGAGTATAATATCGATTATATTATCCACGGTGATGATCCTTGTCTGCTCCCAGATGGTACCGACGCATATGCCCTTGCCAAAAAGGCTGGCCGATATAAGCAGATTAAAAGAACAGAGGGGGTGTCGACAACAGACATTGTTG GAAGAATGCTTCTTTGTGTTAGAGGAGAGAGATCGGCTTCTGATAGTCGCAACCACTCTTCACTACAAAGGCAGTTCAGTTCTGGGCATGGTCAGAAGATTGATGACAGTGGGTCTGGAAGTGTAACTAGAATATCTCATTTTCTTCCTACATCCCGGCGAATAGTTCAGTTCTCAAATAGCAGG GGTCCAGGACCAGATTCTCGGATAGTGTACATAGATGGTGCATTTGATCTGTTTCATGCTGGACATGTTGAG ATATTACGGCTTGCTCGAGGGCTTGGAGATTTCCTGCTCGTGGGTATTCACACGGATCAGACCATAAG TTCTACACGTGGACCACACCGTCCAATCATGAATCTCCATGAGCGCAGTTTGAGTGTCCTAGCCTGCCGTTATGTTGATGAAGTAATCATTGGTGCTCCGTGGGAAGTTTCAAAAGACATG ATTACAACATTCAATATTTCAATAGTCGTCCAAGGAACTATTGCTGAGAACATGGATTTTGCGAAG GATGAATCACATCCATATGCTGTCGCAATGGAAATGGGCATTCTGCATAGACTGGAGAGCCCGTTGGACATCACTACTAGTACTATTATAAGGAGGATAGTTTCTAACCATGAAGCCTACCAG AAGCGTAATGAGAAGAAGGAAGCCAGCGAGAAGAAGTACTACGAGAGTAAAAACTTTGTCAACGGAGAGTAA
- the LOC100824444 gene encoding probable serine/threonine-protein kinase PBL8 isoform X2: MPSLPRTRKFSSSTCYNIPPRMPLQIGSTHGPHLMVGLKSLPVAVKVLNKDGHQGHREWLTEVNFLGQLRHPNLVKLIGYCCEDDHRLLVYEFMFRGSLENHLLRKTATPLPWATRMSIALGAAKGLACLHNAERPVIYRDFKTSNILLDSDYTAKLSDFGLAKAGPEGDQTHVSTRVMGTYGYAAPEYVMTGHLTARSDVYSFGVVLLELLTGRKSIDKSRPSREHSLVDWVRPKLSDKRRLLQIIDPKLEGQYSVRAAHKACSLAYYCLSQNPKARPLMSDVVETLEPLQGGSGSDGAAVHVGGLPDYRVHRRLTGNSVHCRAIPNPKCSPAVPACRVR; this comes from the exons ATGCCGTCGTTGCCGCGCACGCGCAag TTCAGCAGCTCCACTTGTTACAACATTCCACCAAGAATGCCCTTGCAGATAGGAAGCACACACGGACCTCATCTGAT GGTTGGTCTGAAATCACTGCCTGTTGCCGTCAAGGTGCTCAACAAAGATGGACATCAAGGGCACAGAGAATGGCTT ACTGAGGTTAATTTCCTGGGGCAGCTAAGGCATCCCAACCTTGTAAAGTTGATTGGATATTGCTGTGAAGATGACCACAGGTTGCTTGTCTACGAGTTCATGTTTCGAGGAAGTCTGGAAAACCACTTACTTCGAA AGACGGCTACTCCATTGCCCTGGGCTACAAGGATGTCTATTGCACTGGGAGCTGCCAAAGGGTTAGCTTGTCTCCACAATGCTGAAAGACCTGTTATCTACAGGGATTTTAAGACCTCAAATATTCTCCTGGACTCT GATTATACTGCTAAATTGTCTGACTTTGGGCTGGCTAAAGCTGGCCCAGAAGGTGATCAGACCCACGTATCAACACGGGTGATGGGAACATATGGTTATGCTGCCCCTGAATATGTGATGACTG GTCACTTGACTGCCAGAAGTGACGTCTACAGCTTCGGTGTTGTCCTTCTCGAGCTCCTGACAGGGCGGAAGTCCATCGACAAGTCCCGGCCCAGCAGAGAGCACAGCCTGGTTGACTGGGTTCGCCCCAAGCTGAGCGACAAGAGGCGACTCCTCCAGATCATTGACCCAAAACTGGAGGGACAGTATTCAGTCAGAGCTGCTCACAAGGCTTGCAGCCTCGCATACTACTGTCTGAGCCAGAACCCCAAGGCCAGGCCCCTCATGAGCGATGTCGTTGAGACTCTTGAGCCGCTGCAGGGCGGCAGTGGAAGCGATGGTGCTGCTGTTCATGTCGGTGGCCTGCCCGACTACAGAGTTCACCGCAGGCTGACAGGAAACAGCGTCCACTGCAGGGCCATCCCCAACCCTAAGTGCTCCCCCGCTGTCCCGGCATGCAGGGTGAGGTGA
- the LOC100834842 gene encoding uncharacterized protein LOC100834842: MALGLAAALTMASFLAVSAAASEGLSTSTYYVAVENKLPAGAGMDLVCRALGGELFTEWSVVPRGHMPKGGRRVVELLVDGEGRYAQVVCSWAYQGNYVGGMSLLDSRWPEAKGCRNPRASGGMCRIVFEDDKVRFEAPGGGTRVIGDLSVKRCHGHWLVFSTDCSYPDHPNPYAGRVLRNALEYFGV; this comes from the coding sequence ATGGCGCtaggcctcgccgccgcgctaaCCATGGCGTCCTTTCTCGCCGTGTCAGCTGCCGCCAGCGAAGGCCTATCAACGTCGACATACTACGTGGCCGTGGAGAACAAGCtgccggcgggcgcgggcatgGACCTCGTCTGCCGCGCGCTGGGAGGGGAGCTCTTCACCGAGTGGAGCGTCGTGCCCCGGGGCCACATGCCAAAGGGCGGTCGGCGCGTGGTCGAGCTCCTGGTGGATGGCGAAGGCCGGTACGCGCAGGTCGTCTGCAGCTGGGCCTACCAGGGCAACTATGTCGGCGGCATGTCGTTGCTCGATTCGCGGTGGCCGGAAGCCAAGGGGTGCCGGAACCCTAGAGCTAGCGGCGGCATGTGCCGCATCGTGTTTGAGGATGACAAGGTGCGGTTTGAAGCTCCTGGCGGTGGGACGCGTGTCATTGGTGACTTGTCTGTGAAGAGGTGCCATGGGCATTGGCTGGTTTTTAGCACGGATTGCAGTTATCCGGACCATCCAAACCCTTATGCTGGGCGTGTCTTACGCAATGCCTTGGAGTACTTCGGCGTGTGA
- the LOC100835459 gene encoding protein LURP-one-related 5 — protein MSRIHPSNHRGAGDHGRTVSSSSTATAPELQVYTVWKRSSMGFQGTDGFSVYDAGGRLAFRVDNYGRRCKAFAGEILLMDGRGSPLLSLRPQILSLHDRWNCYRVADAPVESAEGGCPAPEKKLFSMRRCSALHSSDEAEVYMSSSSPSSPESSSSGRRRCRSPPPPSFRIEGSFSRRSCKITGSDGQEAARISRKKAGPTSPATVATLRPVSLGDDVFSLVVRPGVDAATVMAMVVVLDRICRRPYTPMACSSRQ, from the exons ATGAGCAGGATCCACCCTTCCAATcaccgcggcgccggcgaccatGGCCGCACGGTGTCGTCTTCTtcaacggcgacggcgccggaaCTGCAGGTGTACACCGTGTGGAAGAGGTCGAGCATGGGGTTCCAGGGCACGGACGGCTTCTCCGTCTACGACGCCGGCGGGCGGCTCGCCTTCCGCGTCGACAACTACGGCCGCCGCTGCAAGGCCTTCGCCGGAGAAATCCTCCTCATGGACGGCCGCggctcccctctcctctccctcagGCCACAG ATTCTGAGCCTGCACGACCGGTGGAACTGCTACAGAGTTGCTGATGCGCCGGTGGAATCAGCGGAAGGCGGCTGCCCGGCACCGGAGAAGAAGCTCTTCTCGATGAGGAGGTGCTCGGCTCTGCACAGCAGCGACGAGGCAGAGGTCTACATGTCATCAtcgtctccttcttctccagaGTCTTCATCGTCTGGGAGGCGCCGCTGCcggtctcctcctccgccgagcTTCAGGATCGAGGGCAGCTTCTCCAGGAGGAGCTGCAAGATCACCGGGAGCGACGGCCAGGAGGCGGCACGGATATCCAGGAAGAAAGCCGGTCCAACTTCACCGGCAACGGTGGCGACATTGAGGCCGGTGTCGCTAGGGGACGACGTGTTCAGCCTCGTGGTCCGACCGGGTGTCGATGCCGCGACGGTCATGGCGATGGTCGTCGTCCTGGACAGGATCTGCCGGAGGCCGTACACGCCCATGGCGTGCTCTTCCCGGCAGTAG
- the LOC100835150 gene encoding protein LURP-one-related 5: MSRIHPNGTAEPSSSRRRRAASASGSAAAARCCAGTSSSTTVAAAAAAYTVWMRSSMGFQGTDGVSAYDAAGELAFRVDNYSRRPKLLAGELLLMDGRGLPLLSLRPQIISMHDQWNCYRSASPEDECQGKSARSSQRLFSVRKCSALLQSSREAEVFFCTTTAADRSASDHGGPSFWVEGCFLRRSCKIRRGSDGEEVARIARKKAGAGDDNKAGASTLLGEDVFSLVVQPGVDSVTIMAIVVVLDRICRRPYTPLMCSS; encoded by the exons ATGAGCCGGATACACCCCAACGGCACCGCggagccctcctcctccaggcggcggcgggcggcctcggcctcgggatcggcggcggcggcgcgatgcTGTGCCGGcactagtagtagtactactgttgcggcggcggcggcggcctacACGGTGTGGATGAGGTCCAGCATGGGGTTCCAGGGCACGGACGGGGTGTCCGCCTACGACGCCGCGGGGGAGCTGGCCTTCCGCGTCGACAACTACTCGCGCCGCCCCAAgctcctcgccggcgagctGCTCCTCATGGATGGCCGCGGCCTCCCgctcctctccctccgcccGCAG ATCATCAGCATGCACGACCAATGGAACTGCTACAGATCGGCATCACCAGAAGACGAATGCCAAGGCAAGAGTGCAAGATCATCGCAGCGACTCTTCTCGGTCAGAAAATGCTCGGCACTCCTTCAGAGCAGCCGTGAAGCAGAGGTGTTCTtctgcaccaccaccgccgccgacagATCAGCTTCAGATCATGGCGGCCCCAGCTTCTGGGTCGAGGGCTGCTTCCTGAGGAGAAGCTGCAAGATCCGCAGGGGCAGCGACGGTGAGGAGGTGGCCAGGATTGCTAGGAAGAAGGCTGGGGCGGGCGATGACAACAAGGCCGGCGCGTCGACGCTCCTCGGCGAGGACGTGTTCAGCCTCGTGGTGCAGCCAGGGGTCGATTCCGTGACGATCATGGCCATTGTTGTCGTCCTGGACCGGATCTGCCGGAGGCCCTACACGCCGTTGATGTGCTCTTCATAG
- the LOC100834543 gene encoding uncharacterized protein LOC100834543: MAPPPPGRVPLAAASLILILLFQLSAAVAMASGSSSPPEFSSYVPEKRVLYRTLSSSSSPAAEQKEQKVEPAATVAFQPFEVCTGCRCCPPANSSAGCVDMKCCYGINCNLPGKPFGTCAFTPRTCGCTTNDDCPAKQPAP, encoded by the coding sequence atggcgccgccgccgccagggcgcgtccctctcgccgccgcctccctcatCCTTATCCTCCTCTTCCAATtatccgccgccgtcgccatggccAGCGGctcttcgtcgccgccggagttTTCCTCGTACGTGCCGGAGAAGAGGGTGCTGTACCGAACTctgtcgtcgtcttcgtctccggcggcggagcagaaGGAGCAGAAGGtggagccggcggcgacggtggcgtTCCAGCCGTTCGAGGTGTGCACGGGGTGCCGGTGCTGCCCGCCGGCGAACAGCTCGGCGGGGTGCGTGGACATGAAGTGCTGCTACGGCATCAACTGCAACCTCCCGGGCAAGCCCTTCGGCACCTGCGCCTTCACGCCGCGCACCTGTGGCTGCACCACCAACGACGACTGCCCCGCCAAGCAGCCGGCCCCCTAG